A genomic window from Sceloporus undulatus isolate JIND9_A2432 ecotype Alabama chromosome 9, SceUnd_v1.1, whole genome shotgun sequence includes:
- the TRNP1 gene encoding TMF-regulated nuclear protein 1 produces the protein MTPRQSEAAKQQQQQQQHRPEEEEEDPKSRALAVSPSSPPSSSSRAALELAEARRRLLEAESRRALVSELERRVLHLHGVFLEAELRLAGRAESLGRLAGGVAQAELRLGPGALAALLRRPRSGLPFPKKGALLRRLGASSSCLPCQGPRAPQSPAFARSSRAASSEEPRQGDRQAAGR, from the coding sequence ATGACTCCTCGCCAGTCGGAGgctgcaaagcagcagcagcagcagcagcagcatcgtcccgaggaggaggaggaggacccgaAGAGCCGGGCCTTGGCGGtgtccccttcttctcctccgtCCTCCTCGTCCAGGGCCGCCCTGGAGCTGGCGGAGGCCCGTCGTCGGCTGCTGGAGGCGGAGAGCCGGAGGGCCTTGGTCTCGGAGCTGGAGAGGCGGGTGCTGCACCTCCACGGCGTCTTCCTGGAGGCCGAGCTGCGCCTGGCCGGGCGGGCAGAGAGCCTGGGGCGCCTGGCCGGAGGGGTGGCCCAGGCGGAGCTGCGGCTGGGCCCCGGCGCCCTGGCCGCCCTCCTCCGCAGGCCCCGGAGTGGCCTCCCCTTCCCCAAGAAGGGCGCCCTCTTGCGGCGCCtgggagcctcctcctcctgcctcccctGCCAAGGGCCCCGCGCCCCGCAGTCGCCCGCCTTCGCCAGGAGCAGCAGGGCAGCCTCTTCGGAAGAGCCTCGCCAGGGAGACAGGCAGGCGGCGGGGAGGTGA
- the LOC121915808 gene encoding metal transporter CNNM4-like, whose amino-acid sequence MRLEHTSKPGIDALKEGIIQVIEGSNIRLRVYGLGIHKFTWQIIYFAEMAPVATGSHGLNDNACLEKSSDLLVQPKSDDVRETSAVLSVVVQVLRKHIHSKYYVMCLKKDHGQLKQRPGEHNLFIQVVEENKLELPIWLLIILTIILLGLSAMFSGLTLGLMSLDLMELRIVQNCGSPMERKYATRIEPIRRKGNYLLCSLLLGNVLVNVSLTILFDSLLRTDIIAIALSTIGIVIFGEILPQALCSRHGLAIGAKTVFITKCVMLLTFPLAYPISKILDCVLGKEMGTIYNRDKLREMLRLTQPYLDLLNEELNIIQGALEMTTKTVECVMTPLQDCFLVSSDAILDFDTITEIMESGYTRIPIYGRDRSDIVDMLYVKDLAFVDPDDCTPLKTITKFYNHPIHFVSHNTTLAAVLEEFKKGKSHLAIVQKATDVEDEHEVMGVVTLEDVIEEIIKSEILDESDIYAENHSKRRTTSARRWDFSAFKDNENEVKISPQLLLAAHRFLSTEVPPFYPKALPEKYLLRLLKHPDVICELKFDEEDKYALHHYLYQRNKPADYFIIILQGKVEIVACKENMKFENGPFSYYGVMALDSSVPGDAGPVGRLGTVSRINQDPALTTFSTTGSSVQIFPSSGLQYMADFTVRAITDLLYIRITRNQYQNCVKASLLESNIAAIDIQHAETSSVHKKPAPKSS is encoded by the exons ATGAGGTTGGAGCACACCTCCAAACCAGGGATTGACGCCTTGAAagaaggcatcatccaagtcatAGAGGGAAGTAACATCAGACTTCGAGTCTACGGCCTGGGTATCCATAAATTCACTTGGCAGATTATATATTTTGCTGAAATGGCTCCGGTGGCTACAGGTTCTCATGGTCTTAATGACAATGCCTGCCTCGAAAAGAGCAGTGACTTGCTGGTGCAGCCAAAGAGCGATGATGTCCGGGAAACTTCTGCCGTACTGTCTGTAGTAGTCCAGGTTCTGCGCAAGCACATCCACTCCAAGTACTATGTGATGTGCCTCAAGAAAGATCACGGGCAACTAAAGCAGCGGCCTGGGGAACACAATTTGTTCATCCAAGTGGTGGAGGAAAACAAGCTGGAACTCCCAATCTGGCTTCTCATCATCTTAACTATTATTCTCTTGGGACTTTCAGCTATGTTCAGTGGCCTCACCTTGGGCCTGATGTCTCTGGATCTCATGGAGCTGCGTATTGTGCAGAATTGTGGCTCGCCCATGGAGAGAAAATATGCCACCCGTATTGAGCCCATCCGTCGGAAGGGCAACTACCTGCTGTGTTCTTTGCTGCTAGGTAACGTTTTAGTCAATGTATCTCTTACCATACTGTTTGACAGTCTCCTCCGTACAGATATTATAGCTATTGCACTCTCGACCATTGGTATTGTCATCTTTGGGGAGATACTTCCCCAAGCTCTCTGCTCTCGCCATGGTCTGGCCATTGGTGCTAAAACTGTCTTCATTACCAAGTGTGTCATGTTGCTGACTTTCCCACTTGCTTACCCCATCAGTAAAATCCTGGACTGTGTGCTAGGCAAAGAAATGGGCACCATATACAACCGAGATAAACTGAGGGAAATGTTGAGGCTGACACAGCCCTACCTTGACCTGTTGAACGAAGAGTTGAATATCATCCAAGGAGCCCTCGAAATGACCACTAAGACAGTAGAATGTGTTATGACCCCATTGCAAGACTGTTTTTTGGTCAGCAGTGATGCCATCTTAGACTTTGACACCATAACAGAGATCATGGAAAGTGGCTATACTCGCATTCCCATCTATGGGAGAGATCGGTCTGATATTGTTGACATGCTCTACGTTAAGGATCTAGCCTTTGTGGACCCCGATGACTGTACCCCACTCAAGACAATCACTAAGTTTTACAACCACCCAATACATTTTGTCtcccacaacaccacactggctgctgTGCTTGAAGAGTTCAAAAAAG GTAAATCTCACCTGGCCATTGTCCAAAAGGCCACAGATGTGGAGGACGAACATGAAGTGATGGGTGTGGTGACGCTAGAGGATGTCATCGAAGAGATCATCAAGTCAGAAATCCTGGATGAATCAGACATCTATG CTGAGAATCACAGCAAAAGGAGAACAACCAGTGCAAGGAGGTGGGACTTCTCTGCCTTCAAGGACAATGAAAATGAAGTAAAGATCTCCCCTCAGCTCCTCTTGGCTGCACACCGCTTTCTCTCCACAG AGGTACCACCGTTTTACCCAAAAGCCCTCCCTGAGAAGTATCTGCTGCGTCTCCTTAAACACCCCGATGTCATCTGTGAGCTGAAATTTGACGAAGAGGACAAATATGCTCTCCACCATTACTTATACCAAAGAAATAAGCCAGCCGATTacttcatcatcatcttgcag GGGAAAGTGGAGATAGTAGCATGCAAGGAAAATATGAAGTTTGAAAATGGACCGTTCTCCTATTACGGAGTCATGGCCTTGGATTCCTCTGTCCCCGGAG ATGCTGGCCCTGTGGGACGCCTAGGCACTGTAAGTCGTATCAACCAGGACCCTGCGTTGACTACCTTCAGCACTACTGGCAGTTCCGTCCAAATTTTCCCAAGCAGCGGCCTGCAGTATATGGCAGACTTCACTGTCCGTGCCATCACTGACCTCCTGTACATCAGG ATCACACGGAATCAGTACCAGAACTGTGTGAAAGCCTCATTGTTGGAGAGCAACATTGCAGCTATTGATATTCAACATGCAGAAACCAGCTCTGTTCATAAGAAACCTGCCCCAAAATCATCTTAG